One window of Sporichthyaceae bacterium genomic DNA carries:
- a CDS encoding alpha/beta hydrolase, producing MTSLADTGLRRSVGYVDSEGERIYYEVTGAGPPLVLCHGLGGNHAIWWRQIEAFAAEHQVITWDMRGFGNSTLVSGEVGPVAARRDLLAVLDHLGLDRVTVLGQSLGGYVALGFALEHPDRIETLVLSTTLAGADPTYVARLRTAEPAHDRTNRHEHPVLSVLFCLAEPDLGVLYNQISSFGARPSPLAVLEAMAADSFPLPRLATLAARTLVIMAGDDPHCPPAALVPAVAAMPDATMVELSGGHSAYYENPADWNRTVLEFLRQG from the coding sequence GTGACCAGCCTGGCCGACACCGGGCTGCGCCGGTCCGTCGGCTACGTCGACTCCGAGGGCGAACGGATCTACTACGAGGTCACCGGCGCCGGTCCTCCCCTCGTGCTCTGCCACGGGCTCGGCGGGAACCACGCAATTTGGTGGCGCCAGATCGAGGCGTTCGCCGCGGAGCACCAGGTGATCACCTGGGACATGCGCGGCTTCGGCAACTCGACCTTGGTCTCCGGCGAGGTCGGCCCGGTGGCCGCGCGGCGCGATTTGCTTGCGGTGCTCGACCACCTCGGCCTCGACCGCGTCACGGTGCTGGGGCAGTCGTTGGGCGGCTACGTGGCGCTCGGGTTCGCACTCGAGCACCCGGACCGGATCGAAACGCTCGTGCTCTCCACCACGTTGGCCGGAGCCGACCCGACCTACGTGGCGAGGCTCCGGACCGCGGAGCCCGCCCACGACCGGACGAACCGCCACGAGCATCCGGTGTTGAGCGTCCTGTTCTGCCTTGCCGAGCCGGACCTGGGCGTGCTCTACAACCAGATCTCCAGCTTCGGCGCGCGACCCTCGCCGCTGGCCGTGCTGGAGGCCATGGCCGCCGACTCCTTCCCGCTGCCGAGGCTCGCCACGCTCGCCGCCCGCACGCTGGTGATCATGGCCGGCGACGACCCGCACTGCCCGCCCGCTGCGCTGGTGCCGGCGGTCGCCGCCATGCCCGACGCCACGATGGTCGAACTCTCCGGTGGCCACTCGGCCTACTACGAGAACCCGGCGGACTGGAACCGCACCGTGTTGGAGTTCCTGCGACAGGGATGA
- a CDS encoding alpha/beta hydrolase: protein MSRSTAELPLELSDVTVDGHCLVVARQRAPEPRGSVVLLHGGGQTRHAWAATTARLGAQGWTTVVYDARGHGDSDWSPTRDYSPDAQLRDLRAVLAGFVTDAPVLVGASMGGIVALLAAAGGEVAVRGVVLVDIVPKIEESGAKRIVDFMAAAADGFGSLEEVAAAIRSSNPQRRRAVNLSSLRKNVRQRANGRWYWHWDPAILDHRTTADLHDPRARLLAAAAQIRIPTLIVTGTGSDIVSDEGVAEMLRLVPHARAVRVSGAVHMVVGDDNGSFSSRVSEWLDEEWPISS from the coding sequence ATGAGCCGGTCGACGGCGGAGCTTCCGCTCGAACTCTCCGACGTCACCGTCGACGGGCACTGCCTCGTCGTCGCGCGGCAACGGGCGCCCGAACCGCGCGGCTCGGTGGTGCTGCTGCACGGCGGCGGGCAGACGCGGCACGCCTGGGCGGCCACCACCGCGCGCCTCGGTGCGCAGGGGTGGACGACCGTCGTGTACGACGCGCGCGGCCATGGCGACAGCGACTGGTCGCCCACCCGCGACTACAGTCCCGATGCCCAACTGCGGGACCTGCGTGCGGTGCTCGCCGGCTTCGTCACGGACGCGCCGGTCCTGGTCGGCGCGTCGATGGGCGGGATTGTCGCCTTGTTGGCCGCCGCGGGCGGCGAGGTCGCAGTCCGCGGGGTCGTGCTCGTCGACATCGTGCCCAAGATCGAGGAATCCGGCGCCAAGCGCATCGTGGACTTCATGGCCGCGGCGGCCGACGGATTCGGTTCGCTGGAGGAGGTCGCCGCCGCGATCCGGAGCAGCAACCCGCAGCGCCGACGCGCGGTGAACCTTTCGAGCCTGCGTAAGAACGTGCGGCAGCGCGCGAACGGGCGCTGGTACTGGCACTGGGACCCGGCGATTCTCGACCACCGGACCACTGCCGACCTGCACGACCCACGAGCCCGCCTGCTCGCCGCGGCCGCGCAGATCCGGATTCCCACGCTGATCGTGACGGGAACCGGATCCGACATCGTCAGCGACGAAGGCGTCGCGGAGATGCTGCGACTGGTCCCCCACGCCCGTGCCGTACGCGTGTCCGGCGCGGTGCACATGGTGGTCGGGGACGACAACGGCTCGTTCAGCAGTCGCGTCAGCGAGTGGCTCGACGAGGAATGGCCGATCTCCTCCTGA
- a CDS encoding nuclear transport factor 2 family protein has protein sequence MAHPEHLVRGYLDALSDGRLDDAQRLLAVDGTYWMLSKRSAVPMHAWFAGYRKAADSLFGKGIAFTITGLTIEGTRVAAQVECHADLPNGAVYANAYHFLFEADEDRLTAIWEYGDTLHAEQVLRG, from the coding sequence ATGGCACACCCCGAACACCTGGTGCGCGGCTATCTCGACGCGTTGTCCGACGGCCGGCTCGATGATGCGCAGCGACTGCTCGCCGTCGACGGCACGTACTGGATGTTGTCCAAGCGCAGCGCTGTACCGATGCACGCGTGGTTCGCCGGTTATCGCAAGGCCGCAGATTCCCTGTTCGGCAAGGGAATCGCGTTCACCATCACCGGGCTGACGATCGAGGGGACTCGCGTCGCGGCCCAGGTCGAGTGCCACGCCGATCTGCCCAATGGCGCGGTCTACGCCAACGCCTACCACTTCCTGTTCGAGGCCGACGAGGACCGACTGACCGCGATCTGGGAGTACGGGGACACGCTGCACGCCGAGCAGGTCCTGCGCGGCTGA
- a CDS encoding enoyl-CoA hydratase/isomerase family protein, with translation MSEVGVRIAGRVATITIDRPGSRNAIGLATIGQLGQALDEVAAADCSVLVLRGAGDRAFISGGDLKELSAIRDEAGAIAMASRMRQLLDRLSTFPLPVIAAVNGHALGGGAEVAVACDIRLAASDVRIGFTQVKLAIMPAWGGAERLAELVGRSRAMLLVATGRTVEIHEALRLGLVDEVAERAEFDEASARLADEFAQLSPEAARSIKRVIASARPHDHPHLQEAAVRSFAGLWVADAHWDAAAALR, from the coding sequence ATGAGTGAGGTCGGGGTCCGGATCGCGGGCCGCGTCGCGACGATCACCATCGATCGGCCCGGGTCCCGGAACGCGATCGGGTTGGCCACCATCGGTCAGCTGGGCCAGGCACTCGACGAAGTCGCGGCGGCGGACTGTTCGGTGCTGGTGCTGCGCGGCGCCGGGGACCGGGCCTTCATCTCCGGCGGGGATCTGAAGGAACTGAGCGCGATCCGCGACGAGGCCGGTGCGATCGCGATGGCCTCCCGCATGCGGCAGCTGCTCGACCGACTCTCCACCTTCCCGCTCCCGGTGATCGCTGCGGTCAACGGCCATGCGCTCGGCGGCGGGGCTGAGGTCGCCGTCGCGTGCGACATCCGGCTGGCGGCATCCGACGTCCGGATCGGCTTCACCCAGGTGAAACTGGCGATCATGCCGGCCTGGGGCGGCGCCGAACGCCTCGCCGAGCTCGTCGGGCGCAGCCGGGCGATGCTGCTGGTCGCAACCGGCCGCACCGTGGAGATCCACGAAGCCCTGCGGCTCGGGCTCGTCGACGAGGTCGCGGAACGCGCCGAGTTCGACGAGGCCTCCGCCCGGCTGGCCGACGAATTCGCCCAGCTGAGTCCGGAGGCCGCCCGGTCGATCAAGCGCGTGATCGCGTCCGCCCGACCGCACGACCATCCCCATCTGCAGGAAGCAGCCGTCCGGTCGTTCGCCGGCCTGTGGGTCGCGGACGCGCATTGGGACGCCGCCGCGGCGCTGCGATGA
- a CDS encoding nuclear transport factor 2 family protein: MTDPARLPAIITSYLTAHRNHDVNTAITAFAADATVTDEGNTRRGPDEILDWLTNAAGEYTYTIELTGTRQIDDERWVATHHLEGDFPGGVVDLNHDFTLRDGKIQHLTIAP, translated from the coding sequence ATGACCGACCCAGCGCGACTTCCGGCGATCATCACCAGCTATCTGACCGCGCACCGGAACCATGACGTCAACACCGCCATCACCGCGTTTGCCGCCGACGCGACCGTGACCGACGAAGGCAACACCCGTCGCGGCCCGGACGAGATCCTCGACTGGCTCACCAACGCCGCCGGCGAGTACACCTACACCATTGAGCTCACCGGGACCCGGCAGATCGACGACGAGCGTTGGGTCGCCACTCACCACCTTGAAGGCGACTTCCCAGGTGGCGTCGTGGATCTGAACCATGACTTCACCTTGCGCGACGGCAAGATCCAGCACCTGACGATCGCACCCTGA
- a CDS encoding cobalamin B12-binding domain-containing protein: MARILMAKPGLDGHDRGIKVVSLALRDAGFEVIYTGIRQRPAHIASIAVDEDVAAIGLSILSGAHLGLTRKVLAELAVRGAADIPVIVGGTIPAGDVALLREAGAAGVFSTGTTIPDLVQGVRDVIAARAGVPA, encoded by the coding sequence ATGGCCAGGATCCTGATGGCCAAGCCGGGCCTGGACGGTCACGACCGCGGCATCAAGGTCGTGTCGCTCGCGTTGCGCGACGCCGGCTTCGAGGTGATCTACACCGGCATCCGGCAGCGGCCCGCGCACATCGCGTCCATCGCGGTCGACGAGGACGTCGCGGCCATCGGACTCTCGATCCTGTCCGGCGCGCATCTCGGGCTGACCCGCAAGGTGCTGGCCGAACTGGCGGTTCGCGGTGCCGCCGATATCCCGGTGATCGTCGGCGGCACCATCCCGGCCGGCGACGTAGCACTGTTGCGGGAGGCCGGAGCGGCCGGAGTGTTCTCGACCGGGACGACGATCCCGGACCTGGTCCAAGGCGTGCGTGACGTGATCGCCGCCCGCGCGGGGGTGCCGGCATGA
- a CDS encoding aldehyde dehydrogenase, which produces MSVRSYDRLYIDGGWREPGGSERIEVISPHTEQVIASVPDGTAADMDRAVDAARRSFEAGEWQRTPVVERIDAVERLANAYEKRVPEIAEVISAENGSPISFAMAAQAGASWLAISAFVTLARNLDWEAERPGVFVPSVTIRREPVGVVAAIVPWNVPQMVTMPKVIPALLAGCSVVLKPSPETPLDAYLLAELIDEIGLPAGVFNMVPGGREAGQHLVSHPDVDKVAFTGSTAAGRTIARICGEQLKRCSLELGGKSAAVVLDDADLGVVTQGLKLAAIINSGQGCTNQTRVLASRTKYANVLDAVVETVRSMKVGEPADPTVEIGPMVSQRHQSRVQDYIALGESEGAKAVIGGTGRPADQPTGWYVRPTVFADAHNEMRLCREEIFGPVITVIPYEDEADAVRIANDSEYGLAGSVWTTDVDRGNDIARRIRAGILGINNFAADFLAPSGGFKASGIGREFGAEGLAMYTEIKAIYPPPADGQLGTFTDAG; this is translated from the coding sequence ATGTCCGTGCGCAGCTACGACCGGTTGTACATCGACGGCGGCTGGCGTGAGCCCGGAGGAAGCGAGCGGATCGAGGTTATCTCCCCGCACACCGAGCAGGTCATCGCGTCGGTGCCCGACGGGACCGCCGCGGACATGGACCGAGCGGTTGACGCCGCCCGGCGCTCCTTCGAGGCCGGGGAGTGGCAGCGTACGCCGGTCGTCGAACGGATCGACGCAGTCGAGCGACTCGCCAACGCCTACGAGAAGCGGGTTCCCGAGATCGCCGAGGTGATCAGCGCCGAGAACGGCAGCCCGATCTCGTTCGCGATGGCGGCGCAGGCGGGCGCGTCCTGGTTGGCGATCAGCGCGTTCGTGACACTGGCCCGCAATCTCGACTGGGAAGCCGAACGCCCCGGGGTGTTCGTACCGTCGGTCACGATCCGACGCGAGCCGGTTGGGGTCGTGGCCGCCATCGTGCCGTGGAACGTCCCGCAGATGGTGACCATGCCCAAGGTGATCCCGGCCCTGCTCGCCGGCTGCAGTGTGGTGCTCAAGCCGTCGCCGGAAACTCCACTCGATGCCTACCTGCTTGCCGAGCTCATCGACGAGATTGGCTTGCCCGCAGGGGTGTTCAACATGGTCCCGGGCGGACGTGAGGCCGGTCAGCACCTCGTTTCGCATCCCGACGTGGACAAGGTCGCGTTCACCGGCTCCACCGCCGCGGGCCGCACGATCGCCCGGATCTGCGGCGAACAGTTGAAGCGGTGCAGTCTCGAACTGGGCGGCAAGAGCGCGGCCGTCGTGCTCGACGACGCCGACCTCGGTGTGGTCACGCAGGGCCTGAAGCTGGCCGCGATCATCAACAGCGGTCAGGGCTGCACCAACCAGACCCGGGTGCTGGCCAGCCGCACGAAATACGCGAACGTGCTCGACGCCGTCGTCGAGACGGTCCGATCGATGAAGGTGGGGGAGCCCGCTGACCCCACCGTCGAGATCGGCCCGATGGTCTCGCAGCGACACCAAAGCCGGGTGCAGGACTACATCGCTCTCGGGGAGTCCGAGGGTGCGAAGGCCGTGATCGGCGGCACCGGCCGCCCGGCCGACCAGCCCACCGGTTGGTACGTCCGGCCGACCGTTTTCGCCGACGCCCACAACGAGATGCGGCTCTGCCGCGAGGAGATCTTCGGCCCGGTGATCACGGTCATCCCCTACGAGGACGAGGCCGACGCGGTGCGGATCGCCAACGACTCCGAGTACGGGCTCGCGGGTTCGGTCTGGACCACCGACGTGGATCGAGGCAACGACATCGCACGGCGGATCCGGGCCGGAATCCTCGGGATCAACAACTTCGCCGCCGATTTTCTGGCGCCGTCCGGCGGCTTCAAGGCCTCCGGAATCGGCCGCGAGTTCGGAGCGGAAGGCCTGGCGATGTACACCGAGATCAAGGCCATCTACCCGCCGCCGGCCGACGGTCAACTTGGTACGTTCACGGACGCGGGGTGA
- a CDS encoding MerR family transcriptional regulator — MRAGLTIGEFAQLTHLSVRTLRRYHDGGLLEPERIDPSSGYRYYTSEQIPAAQVIHRLRELGMPLADVREVLATGDPDTRAELLAGHLGRMEDELDRTRAAVRALRRLLQPEPAPIGIRLRSVPAQQVAAVQDTVDIDDVLAWYSGAMAELDAALPGAVDAGPPGGMYENELFTDERGHVLVYRQVRDIPALGRVQPVVLPAVELAVTIHVGDHDDIAVTYGALGTYVTDHHFAVAGPVRESYLVGPRDGTPPASWRTEIGWPVFRLGTGG; from the coding sequence ATGCGGGCAGGTTTGACGATCGGCGAGTTCGCGCAACTGACCCACCTGAGTGTGCGGACGCTTCGGCGCTACCACGACGGCGGTCTGCTGGAGCCTGAGCGGATCGATCCGAGCAGTGGTTACCGCTACTACACCAGTGAGCAGATCCCCGCCGCGCAGGTCATCCACCGGCTGCGCGAGCTTGGAATGCCGCTGGCGGATGTCCGGGAGGTGCTGGCCACCGGCGATCCGGACACGCGGGCCGAACTGCTCGCCGGCCACTTGGGTCGCATGGAGGACGAACTCGACCGCACCCGCGCTGCCGTCCGGGCTCTGCGGCGACTGCTCCAACCCGAACCGGCGCCGATCGGCATCCGGCTGCGGTCGGTTCCCGCTCAGCAGGTGGCTGCGGTCCAGGACACCGTGGACATCGACGACGTCCTGGCCTGGTACTCCGGTGCGATGGCCGAGTTGGACGCGGCGCTGCCCGGAGCGGTGGATGCCGGGCCGCCCGGAGGGATGTACGAGAACGAGCTGTTCACCGACGAGCGCGGGCACGTTCTGGTCTACCGGCAGGTGCGCGACATCCCGGCGCTCGGCCGGGTGCAGCCCGTCGTCCTGCCCGCCGTCGAGCTCGCAGTGACCATCCACGTCGGCGACCACGACGACATCGCGGTTACCTACGGAGCACTCGGCACTTATGTGACGGACCATCACTTCGCCGTGGCCGGCCCCGTCCGGGAGAGCTACCTCGTCGGCCCGCGGGACGGCACCCCACCCGCGTCCTGGCGAACCGAGATCGGTTGGCCCGTCTTCCGGTTGGGCACCGGCGGCTAG
- a CDS encoding methylmalonyl-CoA mutase family protein has translation MTTDCGLPVARRYGPGETHGPIGEPGEFPYTRGNFPGGYRDRLWTFRQYSGFGTAEESNERYRYLLSQGGTGLSVALDLPTQCGYDSDYAEFEEETGRVGVALDTLADAEILFDSIPLDRISTSFTINGTAAIVLAFYVAVGELQGVPRAKLRGTIQNDILKEYTSRGTWIWPPKPSLRLIADTIEFCAAEVPHFNAISVAGAHFRDAGANAAQEMALTLQDGVTYCDEVVARGRMTIDDFAPQISFFFYTHGDFFEEIAKYRAGRRRWATIVKERYGATDPKSAMFRFGVVCGGASLYAPQAQNNRIRVAYEAMASVLGGVQSMFTAAWDEPFALPTEDSTTFALRTQQILAYETGVARTVDPLGGSYFVEALTDAMEERLVAIMADLEKQGGMVAAIESGYVQRLIAEEAYRHQLSLESGERAVVGVNRFSSDEPPPDTQGYELDEKNRERQLERLAQVKRTRDAERVRTTLAALRVGAEVDDRNLMPLLIDCVKAYCTVGEMVSVLKDVWGEFTQPVSF, from the coding sequence GACCCGGCGAAACCCACGGCCCGATCGGCGAACCCGGCGAATTCCCTTACACCCGTGGGAATTTCCCGGGCGGGTACCGGGACCGCCTGTGGACCTTCCGGCAGTACTCCGGTTTCGGCACCGCCGAGGAGTCCAACGAGAGGTACCGCTATCTGCTCAGCCAGGGTGGCACCGGGCTGTCCGTGGCACTGGACCTGCCGACGCAGTGCGGCTACGACTCCGACTACGCCGAGTTCGAGGAGGAGACCGGCCGGGTCGGCGTCGCGCTGGACACCCTCGCCGACGCGGAGATCCTGTTCGACTCGATCCCGCTGGATCGGATCAGCACCAGCTTCACCATCAACGGGACCGCAGCCATCGTGCTGGCCTTCTACGTCGCCGTCGGGGAACTGCAAGGGGTGCCGCGGGCGAAGCTGCGCGGCACGATCCAGAACGACATCCTCAAGGAGTACACCTCTCGGGGGACCTGGATCTGGCCGCCGAAACCCTCACTGCGCCTGATCGCCGACACCATCGAGTTCTGCGCCGCCGAGGTGCCACACTTCAATGCGATCTCGGTGGCCGGCGCGCATTTCCGCGACGCCGGCGCGAATGCCGCGCAGGAGATGGCGCTCACCCTGCAGGACGGGGTCACCTATTGCGACGAGGTCGTCGCCCGCGGCCGGATGACCATCGACGATTTCGCCCCGCAGATCTCGTTCTTCTTCTACACCCACGGGGACTTCTTCGAGGAGATCGCCAAGTATCGCGCCGGACGACGCCGGTGGGCGACGATCGTCAAGGAGCGCTACGGAGCGACCGACCCGAAGTCGGCCATGTTCCGGTTCGGCGTCGTGTGCGGCGGTGCCTCACTGTACGCACCGCAGGCGCAGAACAACCGGATCCGGGTCGCGTACGAGGCGATGGCCTCGGTGCTCGGTGGTGTCCAGTCGATGTTCACCGCGGCCTGGGACGAACCCTTCGCGCTGCCCACCGAGGACTCCACCACGTTCGCGCTGCGCACGCAGCAGATCCTCGCCTACGAGACCGGCGTGGCGCGCACCGTCGACCCGCTCGGGGGTTCCTATTTCGTCGAGGCTCTTACCGACGCGATGGAGGAACGGCTCGTCGCGATCATGGCCGACCTGGAGAAACAGGGCGGCATGGTCGCGGCGATCGAGAGCGGCTACGTCCAGCGGCTGATCGCGGAGGAGGCGTACCGGCACCAGCTCTCGCTGGAGTCGGGCGAACGCGCCGTCGTCGGTGTGAACCGGTTCAGCAGCGACGAACCGCCGCCGGACACCCAGGGTTACGAGCTGGACGAGAAGAACCGCGAGCGGCAACTGGAGCGGCTGGCCCAGGTGAAGCGGACCCGCGACGCCGAACGGGTTCGCACGACGCTGGCGGCGCTGCGGGTCGGGGCCGAGGTCGACGACCGCAACCTCATGCCACTGCTCATCGACTGCGTCAAGGCCTACTGCACCGTCGGGGAGATGGTCAGCGTGCTCAAGGACGTCTGGGGCGAATTCACCCAACCGGTGTCGTTCTGA